The Pristiophorus japonicus isolate sPriJap1 chromosome 8, sPriJap1.hap1, whole genome shotgun sequence genomic sequence ATATATAGAACAAATGGTTTTAAGATTTCTTATTAAATTATACAAAAGGTACGTTATTTAACTAAGATTTAAGATAAGAGCAGTAAATTTACTTTACTAGTTATGGATTTCATATTTGCCACTTAAAATAATGTAGCATTCAGCAGATGCCCATATAAATAGCCATGAAGTATCAGCATAAATAGGACCCAATGACCAGTCAATATCCTTGGGTAGTGCGTTCATGTTAATTTCCGCACATTATTATAGCACAGTTGTTAATCCGTTTACCAGATCTCATTGTCAACGGGGTTGACAATTGCATAAGCACAGTGCACAGGGGAATTTCACACAAAGATGTTAACCAGTGGTGGTAAATATTTGGAGACCAATACTTGGTAACATAGAGAGATAATATAGGTGGGATATCTTACCAGGAATGGACCCCAGCAAATACAGGAGACACACATTATGGTCATTAACTGGACCAACATTTCCACATGGTGAGATTTTCCTTTCCTGTGGGGTTTGTTCTTGACTCGAGCTCTCACCAAAGCCACAGCACTAAGCGTATTGCACAGCAAGGAAATGCCAAGGGCAGTCAACCCCAAAGAAGAGAACAGGAGCAGGATCCCGCTCTCCCTCCCAAATgtaacattttgtgtttttatGAAGCACCAAGTCTGAGTGCACTGAATTGTATATTCTCCAAAGTACAGGTTGGGGAGCAGAGCGATGCACAGCGCAAACAGCCATGTGGAGCCCAGGATAAACTTGGCGCATCGGTTGGTCATCTTGGTGGCATGGAGAAAAGGCTGGGTGATGCCCAAGCACCGCTCGATTGCCATGACACTGCCGAGGAACAAAGCTGAGAGGCCGAAGAAAACCATGCAGGTTCCTAAAAAAGGGCAGAGGTACCCTGAGGGGTCAATAATCTTCCAGTCCTTCTCCTGTGCATAAACTCCGATTGTTATCGCCCCGTTGATGAGATGCCCCAAACAGTCTGTGAAGACCAGCCCACTGGCAAACAGCAAGAAGCACGCTCTCCATTTCTGTCTGAACCTTTTATAGGCTTTCACCAGAATCACTAGGGCCACGCTATTCGACAGGATCCCAATAGTCATGAATATAATCGGAATATTAACTGACACCGAGACTTTGCCGCAAGTGCCATTGGTTGCATTGGAAGGCGATTCTGTTGAATTGATGTTGGTGTCAGACATTGTGAGGGAAAAGGCCCATTCATGACAGTTTGTCAAAGTCAATCCTGCAACATCCTTCCAGCACGATGGTCTGCAACCGAGGGGAAAGGTTAACAACGGCGCATCTTCAGAGGGCTGAGACCCGACTTGGGCGGGGCACAGAACCAGCGGCGTCGCGTCTGCCGCCAGCTTACGGCTCCGCCCGATATTCAGCTGCACTGAAGTGAATGGAACTAAAATATCGGACGAGCATTCCCGCCCAAGTCAAATCTCGCTTATTTTTAGATACAATAAAGTTGCTAAATAAACTTATTGAATATGGATTATTCACATGAATGTACATATATGAACATGGATACTGGCTGCCTCTATCTCAAGAAATCCACGCCACAGCGCCTTTGTCTCATTCTTTCGACCAACGCAATAATTATATCCCCAAAATATGAACTATTCCGGTGCAGCTAAAGGAATATAGGTTTGACGTTCAAAACCAAGtctgaacttaaaaaaaattaaattaatttaCTATAAAAATACATAAGCAGGTGAGAGCAAAATATGAAATATGAGTTTTGAGCTTTGGCCAAGGCCCATCTGTTATTTTTTATTGGGCAGAAACACATGCTCCGGGTTGGTGGATTACTCCTGCTTGGAATAGCTCGGTTTGTGTTGTGTGCCAATGCCAATTCAAACGCAGTATTAGACCAAGTTAGTAATACTTGGGTTTAAAAGAAAGTTTTAAAAAATCTTCTGTTAATTCTCTGGTAATCTGCAGAGGGAGATGCTCCAAGGGTAAAGAGTGTGTGGGTCTTTTTTTTAACCCGTCAGTGTGGCTCCTGGGGGCAATAACTCAGACATattgagagctctctctctctctccagaaagAAATGCAGACACGTTCACAGAGGCAGCCCCAAGGTATGTTGTAATCCGAATAGCTGTTTTTAAACATAAATCCGCACTGGACATGCCACGACGCAACCGGAATAAAACCAAATTCACTCACTTTAAATCAATTTGCTGCACAAACCGCTCTCGTAATATTAATGTTTTTTGGCAATCTCTTTTTAATCATAATTCTCACTCTGCTAACATTAACCGTTCTGGAGATTCCATCTATTAGTTTTTTTTACAACTTATTTAAGCTTTTTAAAACTTCTGCAACAACAAAACCCCAATACTTACTTGTACAGTTCACACAGACTGACAGATCGGACAGCGCAGCGACACTGGGTGGCGTTCCATGCATTGCAGAAGCCGAACTGGTCTCCCAGTGAGAGCAGAACTTGTCCTCCAGTCTCTTATTTCACTGCAGGTTGTGTCAGCCAACCTGGGGCCAACAACTGTAAGGACCGCCCCGTTACCTCGGAGACGGCTCACTCCACCTCCTCCACGAGCCACTGACAAACCAGGAgtgcagacagagagaaagaaatctCATTAAATGTTTGCCCGTGAGTAACTGAAAATAAAACTTAAAAGATACGGCATACCAACATACCAAACTGATGGGCAGAAAAAGGCTAGCTGCTCCATCAAGCCTGCCTAACACCATCATGGCCAAAGACTTCGCCTCCCACCCAGCCATGGAATTTCCTGGAGAGGcgaaaaacccagggccaataaagGAAATAATGCACTGGAAAATACCTCTCCCACCCCGTCAGGCGATCAAAACAAGTCCAAGAGATTACGTGGACCAAGTGGTATCTATAAAAACCGACTTGCATTCATCTAGCacatttcacaacttcaggatgtcccaaagtgctttacagcccatgagatgtagttactattgtaatgcaggaaatggcaGCAGCaactttgtacacagcaaggtcacaTAAACAGCAACCTGATAATGATTAAATAATATGGGTTTAGTgatgtgttggttgaaggataaatgttgaccagggcaccaggaaagctcccctgctcttcaaaataatgcagtGCGATCTTGTACATCCACCTCAAGATggtagacggggcttcagtttaacttcatctgaaagatagcacttctgacagtgcagcactccctcagtcctgcactgggagtgtcagcctgagaTTATGGGTTGAATTTTCCCTagtgatttgcggcgtttttttttggagcaggccgttTCTTTTGgcccaagttttttttttaagtttccccgaaaaatttgcaccagcgtaactcagttaggtaaGAGATAGGGGAAGGGTGGGGGGCACCTTTTGGGTATAGATAGGTGCAGGGACTGGGAGGTCacttggccaggactaggggcgggggagcggaccgggaggtcacttggccaggactaggggcgggggagcggtccgggaggccattcggcctgggataggggcaggggagcgggactggcaaggcactcggacagggctagggacgggagagcggaccgggaggcccgtcggcctgggataggggcggggattgGCACTGAGTGGCTAGAGGTGGGCGGGGGAGcgaactgggaggccactcggccagggctagaggtggGGTAGTGGACCGGTAAGCTActaggggggcgggggtgggggaagtggaccAGCAAGGCACTCGGCCAGGGCCTGGGACAGAGGCGGGGATCGGCACTGACATcggcggggaggagggacactCTAATAATTGgagttaagttgctgcaatgtattttaatgtgtttttaagttgatgcaatgtgttttaatgtgttgggagctggctgtatgtttcactttgcagcttcagctcgcattgtgtccctaatGTAAGTGGTTTCCCTGAGGTATTTTCGACGCACccacactttacaatagttctagaggtAGGAGTGATTacggtactgaacagatgaatgaatcAGGGAtgaataccttggtctcaaccggcaatgcttttattaaagttaacacacacacctgcacccagtaaaaccatacacaccctggtgtgtaaaacaaacccatcatcatcataggcagtcccttggaatcgaggaagacttgctttcactcccaaagtgagttctctggtggccaatacgagagccacagaccctgttacagatgagacagacatttgtcaagggaaggggtgggtgaggctggtttgctacgcgctccttccactgcctgcgcttgacctcttcctgCTCTTTGcggtgagactcgaagagctcaacgtcctcctggatgcactttctccacctcgggcggtctgcggccagggtctcccaggtgtcagtttaccagggaggctttgagggtgtccttgtaacgtttccactgcccacccttggctcgtttaccgtgaaggagctccgcataga encodes the following:
- the LOC139268016 gene encoding prostaglandin F2-alpha receptor-like, with the translated sequence MSDTNINSTESPSNATNGTCGKVSVSVNIPIIFMTIGILSNSVALVILVKAYKRFRQKWRACFLLFASGLVFTDCLGHLINGAITIGVYAQEKDWKIIDPSGYLCPFLGTCMVFFGLSALFLGSVMAIERCLGITQPFLHATKMTNRCAKFILGSTWLFALCIALLPNLYFGEYTIQCTQTWCFIKTQNVTFGRESGILLLFSSLGLTALGISLLCNTLSAVALVRARVKNKPHRKGKSHHVEMLVQLMTIMCVSCICWGPFLVTVATIGSLIAGPKAINSLLLGVRMAAWNQILDPWVYILLRKAVLKKICKIIQLCMGKQDIQLHRWDCSSLQRTIKTAAMENSLTASKKQPQISRRTESQ